Proteins encoded by one window of Cloeon dipterum chromosome 4, ieCloDipt1.1, whole genome shotgun sequence:
- the LOC135943461 gene encoding kanadaptin, with protein MEGLAESEATPAKGEDASVSAVEQDFKKPVFSLPAKKKLGPSAITVAADVPIKPPEPPIKERSKEKLPPLPYTEPDWGGEVATQSYSFEILKNGTIVEQIALNTKSFYVFGRLSNCDIQMNHPSTSRYHAVLQYRSESEADNPKGFYIYDLKSTHGTFMNKQKLKPEVFAPVRVGHMLQIGGSTRMLILQGPEEDEEPESPFTVTELIQQKREKELEKQRMEALRLAEEKAMEEKRKIDEENAGIDWGMGEDADEETDLTENPYASTNNEELYLTDPKKSLRGWFEREGEELAYDCQERTSGQFVCRVVLPVDDAGGRPLIAEAMVRGKKKEAVVQCALEACRLLDRQGLFRKATHEARSKKKKNWDEEGDSDDDTFLDRTGAVELKRQRKLDGKSAQKAQTYESLVEELEKVRERISETQLELEQSEKSAELISTQKAEQDELDAFMSTLSKDTTQDKIKRRAAKTQLLRLQQDEKRLVRLANIARPASLPELKVQEEVPEVSKKAAFVGSRPAAKSKSTASTSSAAPEPEPEAVSYPEGEEVEEEEEEDVKEVEKTESITDCEPESNAKRKLGPSIPAEMLAKYYEVEYEDDEDLDEDYKGPKRQRVRTRHNKSNTEKSKVKTHYDDESGDYSTWVPPKDQKGDGRTKLNDKLGY; from the exons ATGGAGGGCCTGGCCGAGAGTGAGGCTACTCCAGCAAAAGGCGAAGATGCGAGCGTCAGTGCCGTAGAGCAGGACTTCAAAAAGCCCGTCTTTAGCTTGCCTGCGAAGAAGAAATTGGGCCCGAGTGCAATCACAGTGGCAGCAGACGTCCCAATCAAACCTCCAGAGCCTCCGATAAAGGAGCGCTCCAAGGAAAAACTGCCCCCTCTTCCCTACACAGAGCCCGACTGGGGCGGAGAAGTTGCAACTCAGTCCTACAGTTTCGAG attttgaagaaTGGCACGATAGTGGAACAAATCGCCCTGAACACGAAGTCGTTCTACGTTTTCGGAAGGCTGTCCAACTGCGACATCCAGATGAACCATCCATCCACCTCTCGGTATCACGCTGTGCTGCAGTACCGGTCTGAGAGTGAGGCCGACAACCCCAAAGGCTTCTACATCTACGACTTGAAAAGCACACATGGCACTTTCATGAATAAGCAGAAACTCAAGCCTGAGGTTTTCGCCCCTGTCCGGGTCGGACACATGCTCCAAATCGGTGGCAGCACCAGAATGCTCATTTTGCAG GGTCCAGAGGAGGACGAGGAGCCTGAGTCTCCTTTCACAGTCACAGAGTTGATTCAGcagaagagagaaaaggagTTGGAAAAGCAGCGAATGGAGGCTCTTCGGCTGGCTGAAGAAAAGGCGATggaagagaaaagaaaaatcgacgAGGAAAACGCTGGGATAGATTGGGGAATGG gTGAGGATGCAGATGAAGAAACCGATTTGACAGAGAACCCTTACGCGAGCACTAACAACGAAGAGTTGTATTTGACTGACCCGAAAAAGAGTCTGCGTGGCTGGTTCGAGCGTGAAGGCGAGGAGCTGGCGTACGACTGCCAGGAGCGGACCAGCGGGCAGTTCGTGTGCCGCGTCGTCCTCCCCGTGGATGACGCCGGTGGAAGGCCCCTGATTGCAGAGGCAATGGTCCGCGGCAAGAAGAAGGAGGCTGTCGTGCAGTGCGCCCTCGAAGCGTGCAGACTGCTCGACAGGCAGGGCCTCTTCAGGAAAGCCACCCACG AGGCAAGgagtaaaaagaaaaagaactGGGACGAAGAAGGCGACAGTGATGACGACACGTTCCTCGACCGGACAGGCGCCGTTGAGCTTAAGCGGCAGAGGAAGTTGGACGGCAAATCAGCACAAAAGGCCCAAACCTATGAATCCCTG GTGGAAGAACTGGAAAAGGTGCGAGAGAGAATCAGCGAAACACAGCTAGAATTGGAACAGAGCGAGAAGAGTGCTGAGCTAATCTCAACGCAGAAAGCGGAGCAAGATGAGCTGGACGCATTTATGTCCACACTGAGCAAGGACACCACACAGGACAAGATCAAACGAAGGGCAGCTAAG ACTCAGTTGTTGCGGCTGCAACAGGACGAGAAAAGATTAGTGAGATTAGCCAACATTGCCCGTCCTGCGTCGCTACCTGAGCTGAAAGTGCAAGAAGAAGTACCTGAGGTGAGCAAAAAGGCTGCGTTTGTAGGAAGCCGACCAGCAGCCAAATCGAAATCAACCGCATCCACT TCAAGTGCTGCACCTGAACCTGAACCTGAGGCTGTTTCCTACCCTGAAGGCGAGGAAgtggaagaggaggaggaagaggatgTTAAAGAAGTAGAGAAAACTGAGTCGataactgattgtgagccggAATCGAATGCCAAGAGAAAATTAGGCCCTTCCATCCCTGCAGAGATGCTAGCCAAATACTATGAGGTGGAATATGAAGATGATGAAGATTTGGATGAGGATTACAAGGGGCCAAAACGGCAGCGAGTCAGAACAAGACACAATAAG AGTAATACTGAGAAGAGCAAAGTGAAAACTCACTATGACGACGAGAGCGGCGACTACTCCACGTGGGTGCCACCTAAAGATCAGAAAGGTGATGGAAGGACCAAATTAAACGATAAGCTAGGGTACTAG
- the LOC135942394 gene encoding sodium/hydrogen exchanger 9B2-like → MAIALDTEHHLQIKSECLPRIQPTLMCPDSILLPKVLQMCLVLTLVYCTAFFLLGKTAAPPSGSLFQFITLIAVALTFGKAFEFVDIPPLIGMLLAGILLKEVGFINFGSEYKEAILSLRKISITVILIKAGLYLNPEVMKRLSWIVLRLAFAPCCVEAVTCMAVAYLILDLPLLWGLLMGFVIGAVSPAILVPSLLKLEKEGYGSKSGIHTLGIAASGIDDILAITMFGIILGLIFDAGTFLSDIIKGPVGVLAGVIIGVLYGLILIYVPHKSEKNVVFYRVFLQLAGGIVCIFGSHAIGFDGAGPLACMVSTFVATCGWSAAGQDPAALKSVTTTFSGIWYIFEPVLFSVIGTEIHLSRLSGRIVLQCLAVLLLALMIRLLVAFLVTAGGVFERRERFFLAIAWMPKASVQGLLGPIALEMATKQNDDQAGMRGNIASS, encoded by the exons ATGGCCATCGCACTTGACACTGAGCATCACCTTCAAAT AAAATCAGAATGTTTACCGAGAATACAGCCGACTTTGATGTGCCCTGATTCGATCCTGCTGCCAAAAGTTCTGCAAATGTGCCTAGTTCTAACCCTGGTTTACTGCACTGCCTTCTTCTTGTTGGGGAAAACCGCTGCCCCTCCGTCAGGATCGTTGTTTCAGTTTATCACTCTCATCGCCGTTGCGTTAACATTTGGAAAGGCC tttgaaTTCGTTGATATTCCTCCGCTGATTGGAATGCTGCTTGCTGGCATCCTGCTCAAAGAAGTCGGTTTCATCAACTTTGGATCTGAATACAAGGAAGCTATTTTGTCGCTCAG gaaaatctCCATTACCGTGATATTGATTAAAGCAGGACTGTACTTGAATCCTGAGGTGATGAAACGGCTGAGCTGGATTGTGTTGCGACTTGCTTTCGCTCCGTGTTGCGTCGAGGCAGTCACTTGCATGGCTGTTGCATATTTAATTCTCGATCTACCCCTTCTCTGGGGTCTCTTGATGGG atttgtcATTGGAGCAGTGTCTCCTGCAATTTTGGTGCCTTCTTTGCTGAAATTGGAAAAGGAGGGGTACGGATCGAAAAGCGGAATTCACACTTTAGGAATCGCGGCCTCCGGCATTGACGACATCCTGGCCATAACCATGTTTGGAATCATTCTAGGACTGATATTCGATGCTG GCACCTTTTTGAGCGATATAATCAAGGGACCAGTAGGAGTTTTAGCTGGAGTAATTATAGGCGTTTTGTACGGGCTAATCCTGATTTATGTTCCTCATAAATCcgag AAAAACGTGGTGTTCTACAGGGTTTTCCTCCAGCTTGCTGGCGGCATTGTGTGCATTTTCGGCAGCCACGCCATCGGCTTTGACGGTGCAGGGCCGCTCGCTTGCATGGTGTCCACTTTCGTCGCCACCTGTGGCTGGAGTGCCGCTGGCCAAGACCCTGCG gcTCTTAAATCGGTGACGACGACCTTCTCCGGCATATGGTACATTTTCGAGCCCGTCCTCTTCAGCGTCATCGGAACCGAAATTCATCTGTCTCGCCTTAGTGGACGCATTGTGCTGCAATGCTTGGCTGTGCTGCTTCTAGCTCTGATG atcAGGCTGCTTGTGGCTTTCCTCGTCACCGCAGGAGGCGTATTTGAAAGGAGAGAAAGGTTTTTCTTGGCAATTGCCTGGATGCCGAAAGCCTCTGTCCAAGGTTTGCTCGGCCCCATCGCTCTTGAGATGGCAACCAAACAAAACGACGACCAAGCTGGCATGCGAGGAAATATTGCAAGTTCATGA
- the LOC135942395 gene encoding uncharacterized protein LOC135942395, whose protein sequence is MSCTDLDVRGNVLAVLSGGIHMPVDPVRHVKIGDKLVIVKKDQFSDWKIEDSQSVIGIESEVLEQEVEVITLEKGDDLKVLEGYVVLYHTSSDTLIIGPDNVSVQLGDINCNFTFLDDDLVQYTMRGEKIVKVTPKEDKIFESTVLKCNSSGGYSSAALTIKWSSSRAAPATYTTCLARATLTSSRPSRVREVR, encoded by the exons ATGAGCTGCACCGATTTGGACGTAAGGGGCAACGTCCTGGCGGTCCTCTCAGGAGGAATCCACATGCCGGTGGACCCTGTGAGGCACGTCAAAATCGGAGACAAGCTGGTCATCGTCAAGAAGGATCAGTTCAGCGACTGGAAAATAGAG GACTCGCAATCAGTTATTGGCATCGAGAGCGAAGTTCTGGAGCAGGAAGTTGAAGTGATCACGTTAGAAAAAGGTGACGACCTGAAGGTTTTAGAAGGGTACGTGGTGCTGTACCACACCTCCTCAGACACGCTCATCATCGGTCCGGACAATGTAAGCGTCCAGCTGGGTGACATCAACTGCAACTTTACCTTCTTGGACg ATGACTTGGTGCAGTACACCATGCGCGGAGAGAAAATCGTGAAGGTGACGCCGAAGGAGGACAAAATCTTTGAGTCCACCGTGTTGAAGTGCAACAGTTCAGGAGGATATTCATCCGCAGCCCTGACAATAAAATGGTCGTCTTCTCGTGCAGCGCCTGCGACGTACACTACATGCCTCGCCAGGGCGACACTGACTTCGTCAAGGCCATCCCGTGTCAGAGAGGTGCGTTaa